Proteins encoded within one genomic window of Haematobia irritans isolate KBUSLIRL chromosome 5, ASM5000362v1, whole genome shotgun sequence:
- the Mppe gene encoding metallophosphoesterase isoform X1, whose product MPIRHVYRWVIRIFLLLTLLLCCYNEILLYRFNRSSWQEINCHFENCTRILLIADPQLLGETYDKSFYSGLARYDSDRYLHRTFQQALIFTQPHIICFLGDLLDEGNVASPKEFESYIKRFRHIYQTEANTRFKMISAFHQLVHVPGDNDIGGENGEYISNLNIHRFEEAFTQRDIFDYESNLRFFKINRMMLDFTNPDKEQNHKKLRIGLSHAPILIGGGPLLRSVISELDPHVIFSGHWHESRIFLYPSTKVINFYDSSIKSFNLKELKEKKHNYLEIMVPTSSYRMGKVNIGMGYAVLENYDLRYTVLWLPNRFVYLFIYLFWFLFSLSITFVCRMMYRCPFRKVKRHSQYQRLSEEMLD is encoded by the exons ATGCCAATTCGTCACGTTTACAG ATGGGTTATTCGAATTTTTTTGCTTCTCACTTTGCTATTATGTTGCTATAATGAAATCCTTCTATATCGTTTTAATAGATCATCTTGGCAAGAAATTAATTGCCACTTTG AAAATTGCACGCGAATTTTGTTAATAGCAGACCCTCAGTTACTAGGTGAAACCTATGATAAATCCTTTTATAGTGGGTTGGCTCGTTATGATTCCGATAG ATATTTGCATCGTACTTTTCAACAAGCCTTAATATTCACCCAgccacatattatatgttttctTGGGGACTTGCTAGATGAAGGTAATGTAGCTTCTCCCAAAGAATTTGAAAGCTACATTAAACGCTTTAGACATATATACCAAACGGAGGCCAATACACGA TTTAAAATGATTTCTGCTTTCCATCAGCTGGTTCATGTACCGGGTGATAACGACATTGGGGGAGAAAATGGCGAATACATTTCGAATTTAAATATTCACCGTTTTGAAGAGGCTTTCACGCAACGTGACATATTTGACTATGAGTCGAATTTaaggtttttcaaaataaatcgcATGATGTTAGACTTCACCAACCCTGACAAGgaacaaaatcataaaaaattacgcattggtTTATCGCATGCTCCTATACTCATAGGAGGCGGACCTCTTTTACGTTCGGTTATTAGTGAACTGGATCCGCATGTTATATTCTCAGGTCATTGGCATGAGTctcgaatatttttatatccatCAACAAAGGTAATAAATTTCTACGATAGTTCAATAAAAAGCTTCAATTTAAAAGAACTAAAAGAAAAGAAACATAATTATCTGGAAATAATGGTACCAACTTCATCTTACCGTATGGGTAAAGTAAACATTGGCATGGGCTATGCTGTACTCG AAAACTATGATCTCCGTTATACCGTCCTTTGGCTTCCCAACCGCTTTGTTTACTTATTTATATATCTATTTTGGTTTCTATTTTCACTAAGCATTACATTTGTTTGCAGAATGATGTATCGTTGCCCGTTTCGAAAAGTCAAACGTCATTCTCAATACCAACGACTTTCCGAAGAAATGCTTGATTAA
- the Mppe gene encoding metallophosphoesterase isoform X2, producing the protein MPIRHVYRWVIRIFLLLTLLLCCYNEILLYRFNRSSWQEINCHFENCTRILLIADPQLLGETYDKSFYSGLARYDSDRYLHRTFQQALIFTQPHIICFLGDLLDEGNVASPKEFESYIKRFRHIYQTEANTRLVHVPGDNDIGGENGEYISNLNIHRFEEAFTQRDIFDYESNLRFFKINRMMLDFTNPDKEQNHKKLRIGLSHAPILIGGGPLLRSVISELDPHVIFSGHWHESRIFLYPSTKVINFYDSSIKSFNLKELKEKKHNYLEIMVPTSSYRMGKVNIGMGYAVLENYDLRYTVLWLPNRFVYLFIYLFWFLFSLSITFVCRMMYRCPFRKVKRHSQYQRLSEEMLD; encoded by the exons ATGCCAATTCGTCACGTTTACAG ATGGGTTATTCGAATTTTTTTGCTTCTCACTTTGCTATTATGTTGCTATAATGAAATCCTTCTATATCGTTTTAATAGATCATCTTGGCAAGAAATTAATTGCCACTTTG AAAATTGCACGCGAATTTTGTTAATAGCAGACCCTCAGTTACTAGGTGAAACCTATGATAAATCCTTTTATAGTGGGTTGGCTCGTTATGATTCCGATAG ATATTTGCATCGTACTTTTCAACAAGCCTTAATATTCACCCAgccacatattatatgttttctTGGGGACTTGCTAGATGAAGGTAATGTAGCTTCTCCCAAAGAATTTGAAAGCTACATTAAACGCTTTAGACATATATACCAAACGGAGGCCAATACACGA CTGGTTCATGTACCGGGTGATAACGACATTGGGGGAGAAAATGGCGAATACATTTCGAATTTAAATATTCACCGTTTTGAAGAGGCTTTCACGCAACGTGACATATTTGACTATGAGTCGAATTTaaggtttttcaaaataaatcgcATGATGTTAGACTTCACCAACCCTGACAAGgaacaaaatcataaaaaattacgcattggtTTATCGCATGCTCCTATACTCATAGGAGGCGGACCTCTTTTACGTTCGGTTATTAGTGAACTGGATCCGCATGTTATATTCTCAGGTCATTGGCATGAGTctcgaatatttttatatccatCAACAAAGGTAATAAATTTCTACGATAGTTCAATAAAAAGCTTCAATTTAAAAGAACTAAAAGAAAAGAAACATAATTATCTGGAAATAATGGTACCAACTTCATCTTACCGTATGGGTAAAGTAAACATTGGCATGGGCTATGCTGTACTCG AAAACTATGATCTCCGTTATACCGTCCTTTGGCTTCCCAACCGCTTTGTTTACTTATTTATATATCTATTTTGGTTTCTATTTTCACTAAGCATTACATTTGTTTGCAGAATGATGTATCGTTGCCCGTTTCGAAAAGTCAAACGTCATTCTCAATACCAACGACTTTCCGAAGAAATGCTTGATTAA